A window of the Lactuca sativa cultivar Salinas chromosome 7, Lsat_Salinas_v11, whole genome shotgun sequence genome harbors these coding sequences:
- the LOC111905322 gene encoding uncharacterized protein LOC111905322 — protein sequence MASTSAVSMAMPLTHKTALPPSNSFFNPLTLKVSSSKIVAAPSKRLVVQSSLKEKAVTALTAAALTASMVVPDVAEAASSVTPSLNNFLLSIGAGGAVLVAILGAVIGVSNFDPVKRG from the coding sequence ATGGCCTCCACATCTGCAGTTTCCATGGCTATGCCATTGACCCACAAGACTGCGCTCCCACCATCGAACTCCTTCTTTAACCCATTGACACTCAAGGTTTCTTCGTCTAAGATAGTGGCTGCACCATCCAAACGATTGGTGGTTCAGAGCTCTTTGAAGGAGAAGGCAGTGACGGCTTTGACCGCCGCAGCTCTAACGGCGTCGATGGTGGTTCCTGATGTAGCAGAGGCGGCGTCTAGTGTTACTCCGTCGCTGAATAACTTCTTGCTCAGCATTGGGGCTGGTGGTGCCGTGCTTGTTGCCATTTTGGGAGCTGTGATTGGTGTTTCCAATTTTGATCCTGTGAAGCGTGGCTGA
- the LOC111905926 gene encoding uncharacterized protein LOC111905926, with protein sequence MAIAKVICKEQAGRFHEFGDFDEDDFRFSLDLIEEGVSTKGIDSRGWTVFPLFNRDLLIKDEVKSKDNEIHASDSITSSLWKLFIDELEESSSCSSSEADELEALPSGTFCVWRPKTESGSSPVMRVEYFYRVSIEEEE encoded by the coding sequence ATGGCTATCGCCAAAGTCATATGTAAAGAACAGGCCGGTCGATTTCACGAATTTGGGGATTTTGATGAAGACGATTTTAGATTCTCGTTGGATTTAATTGAAGAAGGGGTTTCAACAAAAGGGATCGATTCGCGAGGTTGGACTGTTTTTCCTCTTTTCAATCGCGATCTTCTCATCAAGGATGAAGTCAAATCAAAGGATAATGAGATTCATGCTTCTGATTCTATCACCAGTTCATTATGGAAGCTGTTCATTGATGAACTAGAAGAATCTTCTTCATGTTCATCATCAGAAGCCGACGAATTGGAAGCTCTACCTTCTGGAACTTTTTGTGTGTGGAGGCCTAAGACGGAAAGTGGATCATCACCTGTTATGCGTGTGGAGTACTTCTACCGGGTCTCTATTGAAGAAGAAGAGTAG